DNA sequence from the Glycine soja cultivar W05 chromosome 18, ASM419377v2, whole genome shotgun sequence genome:
taatactttATAAATATTAGCCTAGCTCAACAGCTCTACTACTGTGCTCTTTTATTGAAATGGATTAAtagctttttttatataatcttcAAATTTCCTcgccccaaaaaaataaatatgttatacTTATCTAATTCTTATTTGGgtaaattttaaacttaattttacgTTAAAtacaattagttttaaaataaataattttttaacttttataaataaattttaaaggtAAAACTCAAATAAATCTAAACATACacttatgattaaattttttaaaaatattttacatcatCACTTAAATACCATTACTTTTAAACacagtttttaaatattattttaataaaaacaaattttaaaaattttctctactaaaaataaaaccatACTAATAAAATCGCTAAAAAATTACGATAAATCAAAGTCAcgaaaattaagataaaagataaattatactcattatatattaaaatatagtgACATTAGATTTCTTATAATGCTATCTCTGTCTTTGTTAACTCTATCcaattttttcttgatttttacaACAAAGTAACACTATATATATCATACAAGTATTTATTAACACAATCTTTATGTGAAATGTCACGATGTATATGAAAAAATTGTGAGTAGCAACTGGCTGGCACgcgtaatattaaaaaaagggaaaacaatataaaatccaatataattaaattttaaggtatgtaaataaatgaaaatttcttCCTTAAAAATCTGTCCGGcgtaagaaaaaaagttgatagGACAAGACTCTTCGCCGAACAGGCACAAAATCATTTCTTTACACACTgttttgagtattttttattttttttctttattattgcgCGTGTATCCCACTCTCGATCACACGCGTGAGCTTCCCAGCACCGCCCTTTCCTCTCACTTTGTCTCTACAAATACACCCTCTTCTCTCGTCACACACTCCCTAATTTCTCTCTCCCACACTCTCTTTTGCGTTTCGATGGGACCCTTCAGTTTCTGCACACACCATCATACCTTTTAAAATCTTCACGAATCAGCAAAATCCcctcacacactctctcttcCTCCCAAAGATCTTTTCTCTTTCGATattttatctctctctcttttcctcaTGGCTGAGAACTTGGACGACGGCGAGTTCTGGCTCCCGCCGCAGTTCCTCGCCGACGACGACGTTTTGCCGACACCCTTTGAAGCAAAGTTCCCATCTTTGCCCGACGACACTGTTTTGTTCCCCTCCGAGTGGCCGTACGGTTCCCCAGTTGATTCTACCGTTGGTGGCTCCAGTGAGACCGAGAGCGACGAGGAGGAGCAACTCGTCGCTGAGTTAACTCGCCGCTTAACTCGCTCCTCTCTTCAATCTGATACCAAGTCTGCGgtatgatatataaatatatgatataactcttgactttctttctcttttgttcgGTGTGGGACCGTGAGTGTTATTtcggagttttctttttcttttaatgtttgtttctgattttttgttgtttgggcTATATTGCAGGGTCGGTTTGTGTCTAGTTCTCCACAATCGACGCTTTGCGCGTTCGGAAGTGGGTGTGGTTGCGGCAAAGGGTCGAGCCAGGGAAGCCCTGATGGTGTTTGCAAGTTGTCCTCTGCGAAGACCACTTGGGATCTGCTGCATGCGGCTGCAGGGGAAGTTGAGAGGATGAGGTTGAAGCAAGAAGGTTATGCTTTCAACCATCAAAATGGAAACCTCATTCCCCAAAGAAAACCTTCTCCAGTCATCCCTTTACCCTCCAAAACCACCACCTCAACGCCAAACCCTGATATGGGTGGTTTCTACACGCAACAACACTCACTTTCTCACCAGCAATTGCAGATAGCACAAGTAAGAAAATCCAATCACAC
Encoded proteins:
- the LOC114397549 gene encoding uncharacterized protein LOC114397549 isoform X1; the protein is MAENLDDGEFWLPPQFLADDDVLPTPFEAKFPSLPDDTVLFPSEWPYGSPVDSTVGGSSETESDEEEQLVAELTRRLTRSSLQSDTKSAGRFVSSSPQSTLCAFGSGCGCGKGSSQGSPDGVCKLSSAKTTWDLLHAAAGEVERMRLKQEGYAFNHQNGNLIPQRKPSPVIPLPSKTTTSTPNPDMGGFYTQQHSLSHQQLQIAQFQMLRQQQLAKQQNSVWNLQKQCGGVYSQRQQQNNQMVHNRGRNNDVNNSVGGRNVRPLGLSASAWPPLQHAKQQNQNYGSGMRAVFLGNPSGRRECAGTGVFLPRRVDTPEPRKKQACSTVLVPTRVAQALNLNLDDMMAGQPQHLQRFNASSNMENGAAVSRQRSNYVLSQQQKRNLKSQPAVYHEIRLPQEWTY
- the LOC114397549 gene encoding uncharacterized protein LOC114397549 isoform X2, whose product is MAENLDDGEFWLPPQFLADDDVLPTPFEAKFPSLPDDTVLFPSEWPYGSPVDSTVGGSSETESDEEEQLVAELTRRLTRSSLQSDTKSAGRFVSSSPQSTLCAFGSGCGCGKGSSQGSPDGVCKLSSAKTTWDLLHAAAGEVERMRLKQEGYAFNHQNGNLIPQRKPSPVIPLPSKTTTSTPNPDMGGFYTQQHSLSHQQLQIAQMLRQQQLAKQQNSVWNLQKQCGGVYSQRQQQNNQMVHNRGRNNDVNNSVGGRNVRPLGLSASAWPPLQHAKQQNQNYGSGMRAVFLGNPSGRRECAGTGVFLPRRVDTPEPRKKQACSTVLVPTRVAQALNLNLDDMMAGQPQHLQRFNASSNMENGAAVSRQRSNYVLSQQQKRNLKSQPAVYHEIRLPQEWTY